One segment of Trichlorobacter ammonificans DNA contains the following:
- a CDS encoding 4Fe-4S binding protein has protein sequence MKRSPARVSQLLFLLLFLLLFLQTEYRGADEINAAVNAFFRADPLVLVSYLLAAKSWSWLLLPALLLVVATLLLGRFFCGWVCPLGTVLDLLAPKQRPRGGLVISSSLKYWLLLPLLTASLFGLNLSGLLDPLAILVRGLTFFLHPLLGEAVREGWVGLYRTIGEQRDTLNPAYELLRSHVLPFRDTVYPLALFSMLLLTAIILLERLEARAWCRHLCPLGTLLGWLARCTPFRRTPKGLCADCGQCRALCTMTFDQGQLDKELCTHCMDCRRGCPHDRISFKPALAGWGRPQPLLPERRLLLGGMASGVLLALPARFRSPETTPTLLRPPGVRDETEFLEKCVRCGECMKVCLKSALYPAAWQSGYAGLYTPLVIPRLGYCEYNCTLCGQVCPTGAIPNLPVADKRREVIGKAVFVKDHCLPFARKMDCIVCEEHCPIPAKAIRSREVTVRNHDGRTVVVKEPYVVEEICNGCGICEYVCPVETGAGIRVYAVKNRAPSSGDLQRSENSLPY, from the coding sequence ATGAAGCGTTCTCCGGCCCGGGTTTCGCAGCTCCTGTTTCTGCTCCTCTTTTTGCTTCTGTTTCTGCAGACCGAGTACCGGGGGGCGGACGAGATCAACGCCGCAGTCAACGCCTTTTTCCGGGCCGACCCGCTGGTGCTGGTCAGTTACCTGCTGGCGGCGAAATCCTGGAGCTGGCTTTTGCTGCCGGCCCTGCTGCTGGTGGTTGCAACGTTGCTGCTGGGGCGGTTCTTCTGCGGCTGGGTCTGTCCCCTGGGAACGGTTCTCGACCTGCTGGCACCGAAGCAGCGGCCCCGGGGCGGGCTCGTCATTTCGTCATCGCTGAAATACTGGCTGCTGCTGCCGCTGCTGACGGCCTCCCTCTTCGGCCTCAACCTCTCCGGCTTGCTGGACCCACTGGCCATCCTGGTACGGGGGCTGACCTTTTTCCTGCATCCGCTGCTGGGGGAGGCGGTCCGGGAGGGGTGGGTCGGGCTGTATCGTACCATTGGCGAGCAGCGCGACACCCTGAATCCGGCCTACGAACTGCTGCGCAGCCATGTCCTGCCGTTTCGCGATACCGTCTACCCCCTGGCCCTCTTCTCCATGCTGCTTTTGACGGCAATCATCCTGCTGGAACGGCTGGAGGCCCGTGCCTGGTGCCGCCATCTCTGTCCGCTGGGAACGCTGCTGGGCTGGCTGGCCCGTTGTACTCCTTTTCGACGGACGCCGAAGGGTCTGTGCGCCGACTGTGGCCAGTGTCGTGCGCTCTGTACCATGACCTTTGACCAGGGGCAGCTTGACAAGGAGCTGTGTACGCACTGTATGGACTGTCGGCGGGGCTGTCCCCACGACCGGATTTCATTCAAGCCGGCCCTGGCGGGGTGGGGCAGGCCGCAGCCGCTGCTGCCGGAGCGGCGGCTGCTGCTGGGGGGAATGGCCTCGGGGGTGTTGCTGGCTCTGCCGGCACGCTTCCGCTCCCCGGAGACGACGCCGACGCTGCTGCGGCCACCCGGTGTGCGCGATGAAACGGAATTCCTGGAAAAATGCGTGCGGTGCGGTGAATGCATGAAGGTCTGCCTGAAAAGTGCGCTCTATCCGGCTGCCTGGCAGTCCGGCTATGCCGGTCTGTACACACCCCTGGTTATTCCCCGGCTGGGCTACTGCGAATACAACTGCACCCTCTGCGGTCAGGTCTGCCCCACCGGGGCCATTCCCAACCTGCCGGTGGCGGACAAACGGCGGGAGGTGATCGGCAAGGCGGTGTTCGTCAAGGATCACTGCCTGCCCTTTGCACGAAAGATGGACTGTATCGTCTGCGAGGAACACTGCCCCATACCGGCCAAAGCGATCCGTTCGCGGGAGGTTACGGTGCGGAATCATGACGGCAGAACAGTGGTGGTGAAGGAGCCCTACGTGGTGGAGGAGATCTGTAACGGCTGCGGTATCTGCGAATATGTCTGTCCGGTGGAAACCGGGGCCGGCATCAGGGTCTATGCGGTGAAGAACCGTGCGCCGAGCAGTGGTGACCTGCAGCGCTCCGAAAATTCATTGCCGTACTGA